One Pecten maximus chromosome 16, xPecMax1.1, whole genome shotgun sequence DNA window includes the following coding sequences:
- the LOC117314863 gene encoding uncharacterized protein LOC117314863, translating into MFGRDFILSFNRNSYRNDTTRLRIMNNLKDKVTVTVYSASGLEVSKSDDRSAIIEHHLRTTCERTFTAGDCVVRIKSIANVRMTVLDIMDGEIFYFVLPLDKAGNEYIMATSLLHANYTCDLVTIYPMTEFYFSVAHSAQVSFSNKTSVCSHDMCQVPVPRENAMFQIRSSKDMTGMKVTGNKPFVVFCGGAISAGRTFMNQLPPIGMYGTSYQTWPTQFSGFVSLMSRCNDTHVRVYGATNQTIDLDLGSHTDVAVLAQDVLVISSDKPIMAIQSWIMRYATHRLTLVPLVTANHTCEDHKHSTQSPLCLCPCPTKVTTPTPADLNTKLQKLRELSVNKSTLSSTLRKKKSAYDGRTSAQGIGIVGVTLLCGVVVFIVTLDMPNLVAQFRVVRQNLFGSTLCQYDGQCGPKLKWKRSKLIHVHKSESTATIGPADINQGEC; encoded by the exons ATGTTTGGAAGGGACTTTATCCTATCTTTCAACCGAAATTCTTACAGAAACGACACAACAAGGCTAAGGATAATGAACAATCTAAAGGACAAGGTCACGGTCACTGTTTATAGCGCTTCCGGGTTAGAGGTCAGTAAATCAGACGACAGGTCAGCTATAATTGAACATCACCTTCGGACAACATGTGAGCGGACGTTTACCGCTGGCGACTGTGTCGTGCGCATCAAAAGTATCGCGAATGTTCGGATGACAGTTCTCGATATTATGGACGgggaaatattttatttcgttCTTCCGCTTGACAAAGCTGGAAATGAATACATCATGGCGACAAGTTTACTGCATGCTAACTACACTTGTGATCTTGTTACGATTTACCCAATGACAGAATTCTACTTCTCCGTGGCTCATTCAGCTCAAGTGtcattttcaaacaaaacaagTGTTTGTAGCCATGACATGTGCCAGGTTCCAGTCCCGCGCGAAAACGCGATGTTTCAAATCCGTAGTTCAAAGGACATGACGGGAATGAAGGTTACAGGTAACAAGCCGTTCGTGGTGTTCTGTGGTGGGGCCATTTCCGCCGGAAGAACATTCATGAATCAACTTCCACCTATAGGGATGTACGGAACATCATATCAAACATGGCCGACTCAGTTTTCCGGTTTTGTGAGTCTGATGTCACGATGTAATGATACACACGTGCGTGTGTATGGTGCAACAAATCAGacaattgaccttgaccttgggaGTCACACTGATGTGGCGGTGCTGGCACAAGATGTCCTTGTGATATCAAGTGATAAACCAATCATGGCGATCCAAAGTTGGATCATGCGCTATGCCACACATAGACTTACGTTAGTTCCCCTCGTCACAGCCAACCATACATGTGAGGACCACAAACACTCAACACAG TCACCTTTATGCCTATGTCCATGTCCAACAAAAGTGACCACCCCGACCCCTGCTGACCTTAATACTAAACTCCAGAAGCTACGAGAGTTATCTGTGAACAAATCTACCTTGTCATCGACACTCCGGAAGAAGAAAAGTGCGTACGACGGTCGCACTTCCGCTCAAGGTATCGGGATTGTCGGTGTCACTCTGCTCTGCGGCGTGGTAGTGTTCATAGTAACCCTTGACATGCCAAACCTTGTGGCACAGTTCCGAGTGGTCAGACAGAATCTCTTCGGAAGCACCCTCTGTCAGTACGACGGACAATGCGGCCCGAAACTGAAATGGAAACGTAGCAAATTAATTCATGTGCACAAATCCGAGTCCACCGCGACCATTGGGCCTGCCGATATAAACCAAGGAGAATGTTGA